One window of Ralstonia pickettii DTP0602 genomic DNA carries:
- a CDS encoding peptidase C69 (K03592: pmbA; PmbA protein) encodes MDPMDHIAEQTAHFTYTQAQLSEMAADVLRVARELGATDAATEISEGSGLSVSVRKGQVETIEQNRDKVVGVTVMIGKRRGNASTSDFSPAALRATAEAAYNIARFTAEDECAGLAEEELLERSPQDLDLFHPWNIDAEAAIDIATRAEAAAFAVSPRIRNSDGASVSAQHSQFVLATSRGFVGGYPYSRHFISCAPIAGSGSGMQRDDWYSSKRSPTVLAAPEDIGKYAAERALARLQARKLSTRRCPVLFEAPLAAGLLGAFVQAVSGGALYRKSTFLCDSLGKTVFAPHVQIHEQPHTPGAMGSAPFDEEGVRTRERDVVVDGVVQGYFLSTYSARKLGMQTTGNAGGSHNLTLSSKLTEPGDDFPAMLRKLGTGLLVTELMGQGVNYVTGDYSRGASGYWVENGVIQYPVEEITIAGNMAEMLKQIVAIGADSLVRGTKETGSILLEQMTIAGA; translated from the coding sequence ATGGACCCCATGGACCATATTGCAGAACAGACCGCGCACTTCACCTACACCCAGGCCCAGCTCAGCGAGATGGCCGCCGATGTGCTGCGTGTGGCACGCGAACTGGGGGCGACCGATGCCGCCACCGAGATCTCCGAAGGCAGCGGCCTGTCGGTGTCGGTGCGCAAGGGGCAGGTGGAAACCATCGAGCAGAACCGCGACAAGGTGGTCGGTGTCACGGTGATGATCGGCAAGCGTCGCGGCAACGCCAGCACCTCAGACTTCTCGCCAGCGGCATTGCGCGCCACGGCCGAGGCGGCCTACAACATCGCTCGCTTCACCGCCGAGGACGAGTGCGCCGGCCTGGCGGAAGAAGAACTGCTGGAGCGCTCGCCGCAGGACCTGGACCTGTTCCACCCGTGGAACATCGACGCCGAAGCCGCGATCGACATCGCCACCCGCGCCGAGGCCGCGGCCTTCGCGGTGTCGCCGCGCATCCGCAACAGCGACGGCGCCAGCGTGTCGGCCCAGCATTCGCAGTTCGTGCTGGCCACCTCGCGCGGCTTCGTCGGCGGCTATCCGTATTCGCGCCACTTTATCTCGTGCGCGCCGATCGCCGGCAGCGGCAGCGGCATGCAGCGCGACGACTGGTACTCGTCCAAGCGCTCGCCAACGGTGCTGGCGGCGCCGGAAGACATCGGCAAGTACGCCGCCGAACGCGCGCTGGCGCGGCTGCAGGCGCGCAAGCTGTCCACGCGCCGCTGCCCGGTGCTGTTCGAGGCGCCGCTGGCCGCGGGCCTGCTGGGCGCCTTCGTGCAGGCGGTGTCGGGCGGTGCGCTGTACCGCAAGTCCACCTTCCTGTGCGATTCGCTGGGCAAGACCGTATTCGCCCCGCACGTGCAGATCCACGAGCAGCCGCATACCCCTGGCGCCATGGGCAGCGCCCCATTCGACGAGGAAGGCGTGCGCACCCGCGAGCGCGACGTGGTCGTGGATGGCGTGGTGCAGGGCTATTTCCTGTCGACCTACTCCGCGCGAAAGCTTGGCATGCAGACCACCGGCAACGCCGGTGGCTCGCACAACCTGACGCTGTCGAGCAAGCTGACCGAGCCGGGCGACGACTTCCCGGCGATGCTGCGCAAGCTCGGCACCGGCCTGCTGGTGACCGAGTTGATGGGGCAGGGCGTCAACTACGTGACCGGTGACTACTCGCGCGGCGCCTCGGGCTACTGGGTCGAGAACGGTGTGATCCAGTATCCGGTCGAGGAAATCACCATCGCCGGCAATATGGCCGAGATGCTCAAGCAAATCGTTGCGATCGGCGCGGATTCGCTGGTGCGTGGCACCAAGGAAACCGGCTCGATCCTGCTCGAGCAGATGACCATCGCCGGTGCCTGA